A DNA window from Desulforegula conservatrix Mb1Pa contains the following coding sequences:
- a CDS encoding muconolactone Delta-isomerase family protein: MPKKYMVFWKPKQKPDDKYISLIPEEIKAAQALKDKGKILEDWIALDRSKGWILMRAESENEVTEDLKTLPLYSFLVLEITELFAP; this comes from the coding sequence ATGCCAAAGAAATATATGGTTTTCTGGAAGCCGAAACAAAAGCCTGACGATAAATATATCTCTCTTATTCCTGAAGAAATAAAGGCAGCACAAGCTCTTAAAGACAAAGGCAAAATACTGGAAGACTGGATTGCCCTGGACAGATCAAAGGGCTGGATTCTTATGAGAGCCGAATCTGAAAACGAAGTCACAGAGGATCTTAAAACCCTTCCACTTTATAGTTTTCTTGTTCTTGAGATAACAGAGCTCTTCGCGCCTTAG
- a CDS encoding phenylacetate--CoA ligase family protein encodes MIFDIEFETLPREALEAIQLRRLKDTIERVYATVPFYKKRFEEAGITPADIKTIKDMAKIPFLTKHDLRDNYPFGLFAVPMDNVVRIHASSGTTGQPTVVGYTKRDIDTWANLMARALAAGGGTRGDIIHNAYGYGLFTGGLGVHYGAEKLGASVIPVSGGNTKRQITIMKDFKPTIITATPSYLLHLAEVAEEMGVSFKDLSFKCGILGAEPWSESMRSEIESKLGLKALDIYGLSEVMGPGVAIECREAQKGLHIFEDHFIPEIINPETGEVLPYGEVGELVFTSITKEAFPVIRYRTRDITSLNLEPCICGRTHIRMNRVSGRTDDMLIIRGVNVFPSQIESVLVKIDEVEPHYQLLVDRVGTLDNLTVRVEISERLFSDEVKSLQGLEKKIAHDIKETLGVSATIKLVEPKTIQRSEGKAVRVIDNRTI; translated from the coding sequence ATGATTTTTGATATCGAGTTTGAAACTTTGCCAAGAGAAGCGCTTGAAGCTATCCAGCTAAGACGCCTGAAAGATACCATTGAAAGGGTGTATGCCACAGTTCCTTTTTATAAAAAACGTTTTGAAGAAGCGGGTATCACTCCTGCTGATATCAAAACCATTAAGGATATGGCAAAAATACCTTTTCTCACTAAACATGATTTACGGGATAATTATCCTTTCGGGCTTTTTGCCGTGCCAATGGATAATGTTGTCAGAATTCATGCTTCATCAGGTACCACAGGTCAGCCAACTGTCGTAGGATACACAAAAAGAGATATCGACACATGGGCTAATCTTATGGCCAGAGCTTTGGCAGCTGGTGGCGGAACACGGGGTGACATCATCCATAATGCATATGGATACGGTCTTTTTACTGGCGGTCTCGGTGTTCATTACGGCGCTGAGAAGTTAGGAGCTTCAGTAATCCCGGTTTCCGGCGGAAACACAAAACGCCAGATAACCATAATGAAGGATTTTAAGCCCACAATCATTACAGCCACACCCTCATATCTTCTTCATCTTGCTGAAGTTGCTGAGGAGATGGGCGTTTCTTTCAAGGATTTAAGCTTTAAATGCGGCATACTCGGTGCAGAACCGTGGTCTGAAAGCATGCGTTCTGAAATTGAATCCAAGCTTGGCCTTAAAGCCCTGGATATATACGGACTTAGCGAAGTAATGGGGCCTGGCGTAGCAATCGAGTGCCGTGAGGCCCAGAAAGGTCTTCATATATTTGAAGATCATTTCATTCCTGAGATAATAAATCCTGAAACAGGCGAGGTTCTTCCCTATGGTGAGGTGGGGGAACTTGTTTTTACGTCAATTACAAAAGAAGCTTTCCCTGTGATAAGATACAGAACAAGAGACATTACCTCCCTCAATCTTGAGCCCTGCATATGCGGAAGGACACATATCCGCATGAACAGAGTATCAGGAAGAACAGACGATATGCTTATTATAAGAGGCGTTAACGTATTCCCTTCCCAGATTGAGAGTGTGCTTGTAAAAATTGATGAAGTTGAGCCTCATTATCAGCTTCTTGTGGACAGAGTGGGTACCCTTGATAATCTGACTGTCAGGGTTGAAATAAGTGAAAGACTTTTTTCTGACGAAGTTAAGTCTCTGCAGGGCCTTGAGAAGAAAATCGCCCATGATATCAAGGAAACTCTTGGTGTTTCGGCCACAATAAAACTTGTTGAGCCAAAAACCATCCAGAGAAGCGAAGGTAAGGCTGTAAGGGTCATCGACAACAGAACGATCTGA
- a CDS encoding enoyl-CoA hydratase/isomerase family protein encodes MNYENITFEVAGGIATITFNRPKALNALNAALLKEFSQALDVIAADEDIRVLVLTGSGSKAFVAGADITELATLNSLQAKLFCKVGHDAIGKLQSLSIPVVAAVNGFALGGGSEIALASDFIYASEAAQFGLPEITLGIIPGFGGTQRLPRLIGKNMAKEMIFTGKMISAQEAKDLGMVNKVVPAESLMEEVMKTAKSMAAKGKVSLRAAKEAVNRGMDVDLANGCAIEIDAFGLCMASSDAREGTSAFVEKRKAAFTGKLVG; translated from the coding sequence ATGAATTACGAGAACATTACTTTTGAAGTAGCAGGCGGCATAGCTACAATAACCTTTAACAGGCCAAAGGCTCTCAATGCCCTGAACGCGGCTCTTCTTAAGGAGTTTTCCCAGGCTCTTGATGTAATCGCAGCAGATGAAGACATCAGAGTACTTGTGCTGACCGGAAGCGGTTCGAAAGCATTCGTGGCAGGCGCTGATATTACAGAGCTCGCCACACTGAATTCTCTCCAGGCAAAGCTTTTCTGTAAAGTTGGCCATGATGCCATAGGCAAACTTCAGTCTCTTTCAATTCCAGTTGTTGCTGCAGTTAATGGATTTGCACTTGGCGGCGGCAGCGAAATAGCTCTCGCGAGTGATTTTATCTATGCTTCAGAAGCTGCCCAGTTTGGTCTTCCTGAAATTACTTTGGGTATAATTCCTGGTTTTGGCGGAACACAGCGTCTGCCAAGACTCATTGGCAAGAATATGGCCAAAGAAATGATTTTTACAGGAAAAATGATTTCTGCCCAGGAAGCCAAGGACCTCGGCATGGTAAATAAGGTTGTTCCTGCAGAATCTCTCATGGAAGAAGTCATGAAGACTGCAAAGTCCATGGCAGCTAAGGGCAAAGTGTCTTTAAGAGCGGCCAAGGAAGCTGTTAACCGTGGTATGGACGTTGACCTCGCAAATGGCTGTGCTATTGAGATAGATGCTTTTGGGCTTTGTATGGCAAGTTCGGATGCCCGTGAAGGAACAAGCGCTTTTGTTGAAAAACGCAAAGCCGCTTTCACAGGAAAACTCGTAGGATAA
- a CDS encoding DUF7832 domain-containing protein yields MKYDSAAWHYNGHFPKELPPEAGATHIGMFLAWAISNELLSDLHTEKFNEDINSVLQRNMTGREYLLKNCNSQLSEEDLSETGQSFAYDFYCDDEGYKEYIAIYDKTFCKKLASFYEVRDSWENFDKIKILIDKSFQKWLSSVGRK; encoded by the coding sequence ATGAAATACGACTCTGCCGCATGGCACTATAATGGCCATTTCCCCAAGGAACTGCCTCCAGAAGCCGGAGCAACCCATATCGGTATGTTTCTGGCCTGGGCGATTTCTAACGAGTTACTATCTGATCTCCACACAGAAAAATTTAATGAAGATATCAATTCTGTCCTTCAGAGAAACATGACCGGGCGTGAGTATCTTCTGAAAAACTGCAATTCTCAACTTTCAGAGGAAGATCTTTCCGAAACAGGTCAAAGTTTTGCCTATGATTTTTATTGTGATGATGAAGGCTATAAAGAATACATAGCCATATACGACAAGACATTCTGTAAAAAACTGGCAAGTTTTTACGAGGTCAGGGATTCCTGGGAAAATTTTGATAAAATTAAAATTCTGATAGACAAAAGTTTCCAGAAATGGCTGTCATCTGTAGGAAGAAAATGA
- a CDS encoding methyl-accepting chemotaxis protein produces the protein MKNSIQVKIIFYTIICAVLILLGSNIIDYIDSKKELMTALTIDSEYIAKRLAQNLASPLWDMDENQVDNTMRSEMAEKRLYAIIVTNAEDKKITFGKKRNDKWEPIPANEPIAGYKFNSKTEIIKENNKMGYVQVFMTSKFMESAMNRKIINIIITVITMTAMLGGMIFAITKKVIINPVMEVSEGLKQIAEGDADLTRRLRINTKDEIGALADFFNQFMGKLQVLISSTKKNAASINMSSNSLTGLSARMSKGAQSMSSTSSTVAAGAEEMNTNVDSIVSAMNTASDNVGLVAAAAEEMTATINEIARNSERARSITGNAVAEARQASSQMKNLGLAAQDIGQVTDVINDISDQTNLLALNATIEAARAGEAGKGFAVVANEIKELAKQTAEATNEIRSKIHGIQSTTETAVTSIIKVAEVISDVNDIVSSIAAAVEEQSATTKDIAKNVTQLSSGVSEVNERLHQGSIVINEITREISEVSHVASDFSSSSSEVSSSAETLTDLAKKLEEIVGKFRV, from the coding sequence ATGAAAAACAGCATTCAAGTAAAAATAATATTCTACACTATAATATGCGCTGTATTGATACTTTTGGGATCAAACATAATTGACTATATCGATTCAAAAAAAGAGCTGATGACAGCACTTACAATAGATTCAGAATACATAGCCAAAAGGCTCGCCCAGAATCTGGCATCTCCGTTATGGGACATGGACGAAAACCAGGTAGACAACACAATGCGGTCAGAAATGGCTGAAAAAAGGCTGTATGCAATTATTGTTACAAACGCCGAAGATAAAAAAATCACATTCGGGAAAAAGCGTAATGACAAATGGGAACCAATACCTGCCAATGAACCAATTGCTGGCTACAAATTCAATTCAAAAACCGAAATAATAAAAGAAAACAATAAAATGGGCTATGTACAGGTTTTCATGACTTCTAAATTCATGGAATCTGCAATGAATAGAAAAATCATAAACATAATAATTACTGTAATCACAATGACGGCAATGCTTGGAGGCATGATTTTCGCCATTACGAAAAAGGTGATTATTAATCCTGTGATGGAAGTAAGTGAAGGTTTGAAACAAATCGCTGAAGGAGATGCTGATCTAACAAGAAGGCTCCGCATCAATACAAAAGATGAGATTGGTGCGCTTGCGGATTTTTTCAACCAGTTCATGGGAAAACTTCAGGTGCTTATCTCAAGCACAAAAAAAAATGCGGCTTCCATAAACATGTCTTCAAACTCGCTTACCGGACTCTCGGCCAGAATGTCAAAGGGCGCACAGAGCATGTCCAGCACCTCTTCTACCGTCGCAGCAGGTGCTGAGGAAATGAACACAAATGTCGATTCCATTGTTAGCGCAATGAATACAGCCTCGGATAATGTCGGCCTGGTCGCTGCCGCTGCCGAGGAAATGACCGCAACAATAAATGAAATTGCAAGAAACAGTGAAAGGGCAAGATCAATAACAGGAAATGCCGTAGCAGAAGCAAGGCAGGCCTCTTCACAGATGAAAAACCTAGGTCTTGCAGCCCAGGATATTGGTCAGGTGACAGATGTTATAAACGATATTTCAGATCAGACAAATCTTCTTGCGCTCAATGCCACAATAGAGGCTGCAAGGGCTGGAGAAGCAGGGAAAGGCTTTGCTGTGGTTGCAAACGAGATAAAAGAACTGGCTAAACAAACAGCAGAGGCCACAAATGAAATAAGAAGTAAAATCCATGGGATTCAATCAACCACAGAAACAGCCGTAACAAGCATAATAAAGGTTGCCGAAGTAATAAGCGATGTGAATGACATAGTCTCATCAATAGCTGCGGCAGTGGAAGAACAGTCAGCCACAACAAAGGATATTGCCAAAAACGTTACGCAACTATCATCAGGAGTTTCTGAAGTAAACGAAAGGCTTCATCAGGGTTCCATTGTAATAAACGAAATAACGAGGGAAATCTCAGAAGTGAGCCACGTTGCGAGTGATTTCAGTTCAAGCAGCTCTGAGGTAAGTTCAAGCGCCGAGACCCTCACTGACCTTGCAAAAAAACTTGAGGAAATTGTCGGAAAATTCAGGGTGTAA
- a CDS encoding RMD1 family protein, translating into MQIFEFKSFAISNEINLNIMAEHFGITKKYRWEDHLVLDENLLKGIIAHPEGKTFHIFHFGSIVGTNLTLHEIKDILDYLKKFDKNLNGKLEFSYNDEFRLEIKKGESTELSNDRIISDELMDYHPPIIATILAKSVALEKIESDTDLLLDEIEKVIEFLDKGHLNLSDEKLAKISSKVLRFKFNTISHIMLLDKPDIAWNDEQAEQFYIQMADLFELYDRYETIKSKAEILMDVTEVFSGLAHAKRGTRLEWMIIILISVEIVMSLLYKIF; encoded by the coding sequence ATGCAGATTTTTGAGTTCAAATCCTTTGCCATATCAAATGAGATAAACCTCAACATCATGGCCGAGCATTTCGGGATCACAAAAAAATACAGATGGGAAGATCATCTTGTGCTTGATGAGAATCTTCTCAAGGGAATCATAGCCCATCCTGAAGGTAAAACTTTTCATATTTTTCATTTTGGCAGCATAGTCGGTACTAATCTGACTCTCCACGAAATCAAGGACATTCTTGATTACCTTAAAAAATTCGACAAAAACCTGAATGGCAAACTTGAATTCAGTTATAATGATGAATTCAGGCTTGAAATAAAAAAAGGCGAGAGCACAGAGCTGTCAAATGACCGCATAATCTCGGATGAATTAATGGATTATCATCCTCCGATTATTGCAACAATATTGGCCAAATCAGTGGCCCTTGAGAAAATAGAGTCAGATACGGATCTGCTCCTCGATGAAATTGAAAAAGTCATAGAATTTCTTGACAAGGGCCATCTGAACCTCAGTGACGAAAAACTCGCCAAGATCTCCAGCAAGGTTCTGAGATTCAAATTCAACACAATTTCCCACATTATGCTTCTGGATAAGCCGGATATTGCCTGGAACGACGAACAGGCCGAGCAGTTTTATATTCAGATGGCTGATCTTTTTGAACTCTATGACAGATATGAAACAATAAAAAGCAAGGCTGAAATCCTCATGGATGTGACCGAGGTTTTTTCAGGTCTTGCCCATGCCAAAAGAGGAACAAGGCTTGAGTGGATGATAATCATCCTCATATCCGTAGAAATTGTAATGTCACTTCTATATAAAATTTTCTGA
- a CDS encoding alpha/beta fold hydrolase, translating into MIEKIEINGCLLAIQKSFSKKPDSTVMVFLHEGLGSIGFWKDFPEYVGNITGLPYLVYDRPGYGHSDELPYERKIDYHRIEALDYLAPMLEKLEITKPVLIGHSDGGTIALLYAASNPDNVTSVVTIGSHVFNDDVTRSGISNAVQGYEKGGFKASLEKFHGEKTDSVFYSWAHTWLSDEAKNWDIRPCLKRITCSVLAIEGENDPYSAGNQATETAKYCDCQAVLIPGLEHTPHIEDPVLTGSLIVEFLKNLNL; encoded by the coding sequence ATGATTGAAAAAATTGAAATAAACGGCTGCTTGCTTGCCATTCAAAAAAGCTTTTCAAAAAAACCGGATTCAACAGTCATGGTTTTTCTGCATGAAGGCCTTGGCTCAATAGGATTCTGGAAGGATTTCCCGGAATACGTGGGCAATATAACAGGTCTGCCGTATCTTGTTTATGACCGTCCTGGATACGGCCATTCCGATGAATTGCCATATGAAAGAAAAATCGATTATCACAGAATAGAAGCCCTGGATTATCTTGCGCCCATGCTTGAAAAGCTTGAAATCACAAAACCAGTTCTGATAGGTCATAGCGACGGAGGCACGATTGCTCTTCTGTATGCAGCCTCTAATCCTGACAATGTCACCTCTGTTGTCACTATCGGCTCCCATGTATTCAATGACGATGTTACCAGAAGTGGAATCAGTAACGCAGTTCAGGGATATGAGAAAGGCGGGTTCAAGGCTTCTCTTGAAAAATTCCACGGTGAAAAGACAGACTCTGTTTTTTACTCATGGGCGCATACCTGGCTGTCTGATGAAGCAAAAAACTGGGATATCAGGCCTTGCCTGAAAAGAATCACATGCTCTGTACTTGCCATTGAAGGTGAAAATGATCCGTACAGCGCAGGAAACCAGGCCACTGAGACTGCAAAATACTGCGACTGCCAGGCAGTTTTAATTCCTGGGCTTGAACATACGCCCCACATTGAAGACCCGGTACTGACAGGTTCATTGATTGTAGAGTTTCTAAAAAATTTAAATTTATGA